aaacttgcaactttataaattcccttttttaatagctgttccatttctggtatatcacattccagcagcttacaaactaaaacagaagctaAAGATGGTTTATTCTTCCTTCAAATATGCTTCACTTTTGAGTAGATTAATGAAGAGTATGTCCTTGAGTATAGATTTCATTCTTGAGTGTATTACTGTTATGCTATTGAGTCTATTCTTTCTGTACCCcactctcctcttctcctttcctgtctcttcttccatCCCTGTGTCCTATTTTATATCCCCCTGTCTCCCTTTTCCTCCCCCTCAATGTCTCAGTCTTTCTGCATCTTCGTCTCCTCATCTGCCCCATAGTCTTGCCCCCTCGCTGATCTTCAGTATCCTCCTCTCTGTGCGTATCGATCTGCCCCCTTCTCTTGCCCCCATCTTGATACCCTCGTCCCTTCCCTCCCAGTTCCACTTCTGACCCTTTGtctctccccacctcctctgGTCTCCTCTTACTTCTGCccctctttttcctctctgttttgcTCACTCTCTCACTTCTGCTTCTCCTCTCTCAACCCATTCTGTTGTCCCCTCTCTCCTCTTCACTTTTCCTGCTTCTGCTCCTCTGTCTCACCCCACAGTAGCCGAGAACTAGGGGCAGAGACAAATCGAACATTCCTTAGTATGCTACTATGAAGTTAGATGAAGTCAGCCAGCTACTCGAACTTCACAACAAATGtagaaaatggcttttaaaaatcatatccaATATGAATTGTTATAAACCTCGTAACTAGTTTAAATTAACCAATTTCTTGCAAATTGGTGAACTTGGCCAATTTATTCATTTAGGAATTGGCTTAAGCTAATCAgctttcagccataaaaaaaaaaaaaacctgaaggaGCTTCTGAAACTACGAGATTTCAGACACACAATGAAATCTCTGTGACAGCTTTACCCTAGAAAGTATGTGTTTTAGCATTTAGAAGGCAGAAAGCTTCACCTGAATTTTATGCCATCTGTCAAACATGGATTCTTTCCTATGTGCTGGGGCTGAGCTATCTCTGCACTGCAGTCCCTTGACtttcataatttcaaaaattaattctgTCATACAGACAGGAGTAGAAAGAGGCGATTGATACAGTGGAAAGGAAGCAGATTCCAGAATCAGATCTTGGAGTGGTTCCTTACCTCTCTGTGCTCCAGTTTGCCTATTTGTAAAAACATGCAGATAAGTTAGAGAATGAGGATAAAGCACCAAGCCTGGCATATGGTATACTGTCAGCATGTTTTACAAATATCTACGTATCCTTGCTGTGTACCATACAGGATGGCAGGCATCATAAACATTGTAGAAAATGATGCATGCAACTgtgtgacgatactgtgagctgatgattgtacactctggatggtttgtatggtgtgtgaatatatctcaataaaactgcattaaagaataataataataataaaactaaaaaaacaatgCATAGACCCTGTTCTTTTGATGATGACAATTTACATTTATTGACCATTTCTTTGTTCTTGTCAGACTCAAATCCAGGGCTTTCTGACCCTGAAGTCACTTCTAATTCCTTTCTTTGATTGTTCATCACCATAAATACTGGGCACTAGGCAATTTATCCAGTGGAGTGGCCTTTTTAAGTGTCTTTGGTCCTGAGGGATCCTGGGAAGCAGCTCTCTCCCAGGTCTTCCAGGAAATTGTTTCTGACCTGGAAAGAGACCAGCTACAGCTCCTAAAACCAGGATAAAGTTCTCCTCAACTACCCCAGTTCTGAGGCAGAAGAACTTTGGGGGATACAAAGCAGAGTAACACTGAAGCttttatagatatataataaattccttttctaaaGACATTTACAAATAGGATTTCAAACCCCATATCAAATCTTCTATCATTTGACACTTCAATATATTTGATAGTTCAGTATATCTTCTCGGTCCAAGAGACtcagaaagatagaaataaataaaccaCGTAACACTATAGTTTCAAACATCATATTTTAGGCAGgtaaaaatatctcattttaacaGATCATGCAAATATGAGCATAAGACACAGAACACCAGCTTTTACAGCCAATCCTATTTGCTACACACTTTATGGTTTGGcatcaagttttaaaatacagaccacaACCAGACTGTAGCAAAAACACCAAGTAAAATAGTCTATCTTCAGGCCTTTGCTAGTTTTTACTGAAGTATGACTATAAAAGAACATGACAACACTTTAAACAAGCACACTGGGTCTTATGGATAAAAATGCACCTTGTCCCTTCAAAGGAGTCACCTTTTGTGGCCACAGACTTATGCCATGACAGCTGTTCCTCCTCCAACATAGTTTTTTGAGGGCTGCTATCATATTCGTGTGCAGGTACTTAGTAGGACAAATCTTTGCCTTTTGGAGAAAATGTGTTACAATGAGCTGGAACTAGACAGGCTTTTCATTCCTGCTCTCTCACGCCATGAGTTGTGTGACCTCACAACTTATTTAAGCTTGCTGCATCTCACATGCTTCTCTGTAAACTAGAGCTAGTAACAACTCCCACCTGTGCGAGGATGATAGGCAATAAACCTGGGATATATTCCTAACCTAGGATAGCCCTCAAGCAATATGGGTTTCTTTCccctattctttttttgtttaatttgccAACCactcaaaagtatttttttccactttcttttgAGGGCAGATTttaatcattactttttaatAGCCAAAAAGAATTTGGGGTTGAAAACGATGGCTGTTCAAGCTGCATAATTTCCTACCAATAAGGTATGcatgagagagaaataataaTGTGAAATTTCCAGGGGAAAGGGGCAAGGTTTAGACACTGGTTCTGGAAAAAGCTGTAAAAGAAGTTCAGAAAATGTGTTCTGAGAAGTGACAGGAAGAGCTGTCACACCTCTCAAAGTGACCCTTTAACGAGGAGAGCCCATATCTGCTGTGTAAAGTCTGCACAGCACGAAAGCTCCATTCCAGGAAGGCTCGAGAATTCTAATTCCCCAGTGAAACTCTACCCACATGTCCTTTCAATTGGCAATCAATTCAAGTCCGAAAGCTTGAATTACAGTAGGAGTCTAAAGTTCCCACATTTCCTGAGCGGCAAGAGGGCTCTGTCCAGGTCTGAGTCTCTTGGAAATACTCAGCTTTCTACACAGAGTACAGTTTTTCAGCTGACCACCACCGTCTGCTGTGCTTCCAGTACTGCAGAAGAACTTTCCAAATGACCCAGCCCACTAAAACTATCCTTTTGACTCCAGAAAGCTCAGGAGCATGGAACACGCAGGCATTCATCTTCCATCTCCTCCTTGGCCATTCTAAGCCTCCCTTAGGAGCGGATGTGAAGAATTTTTTTGAACGTCTTCTTGAAGTTCTCATTGCATAAGGGATAGATGAAGGGGTTCAATGTGGAGTTGATGTAACCCAGCCAGATGGTGACCGTGTGCACATGCTTATTGAAGCAGCTCTCGCAAAAGGCAATGACCATGAAGAAGACGAAGTAAGGAATCCAGCAAAGGATGAAAGCTGCCATGATAAAACCCAATTGTTTGGCAGCCTTTCGTTCACGGTTCATGTGCAACCCAGACACATACTGTCTCGAATGTGAGCGGAGCCTCTTCCACGTGAACTTGATATAATCTAGGCCTGTGCTAGACCCACTTCTCAACTGGCCTTTCCCCGATGCCGGCTCGGTGGGGGTGTCTGAGTCTGTCCGGGAGCAGGACTGGCTATCACCTCCGGTTTGCTCCTCTGATGTCTCACCAGCCTCATGCATGCTCAGGCCCTGCTCGTTCATCTCAGGCTGGCTCTGGTTGATGGTGTCAGACCCCGTGCTACTCTCCTCTGCGGCAGTCTGCGTCGATACAATGTGAAGTGGAAGACAGTGAGGTTTAGCCACTTCTTCATCTTCCTCTTGGCTGAAGACAACTGGGGATTTCATCTCCTCTGGGTCTTGGAACGGTGACTTCAAGACCTGTCCACCTCCAGCATCTTTTGGCTTCCTTTTCAGAACCTCCCAGGGAGACTCCTTGCCCAGTTTCTTGGAACCCATCTTGGGATTCTCCAGCTTCGGCTTAATTTctgagaaggagggaagggaccCATCGATGAGCTCCCGGTGCTGGCAGTGCTGCCGTACGGCCTTGTAGATCTTGGCATAGAACCACAGCATGAGCAGCGTGGGCAGGTAGAAGTTGATGATGGCGGTCATGATCTTGAACCAGGTGACGTTGTAGAAGTCCGTATCGCACCTGTCCTCCTGGGACCCTGTGGGCTCCAGTTTGAAGCGATTCCAGCAGAGAATGGGAATGATCCACAGGAAGGAGAGAAACCAGGCCCCCAAGATGGTAGCCGTTGCTCGGGTCTTGGTACGATACTTCAGGTACCTGAGGGGCTGCTGGACAGAGCGGTAGCGATCAATGCACAagatgaaaacactgaaaattgACGCGGTGCTGGCCACGTAGTCCATGGATAGCCAAAAGAGGCAGAGAGGTCGGCCCAGGGACTGCTTGGGCATGAGGAGGTAGAGGATGTTCAAGGGCATGACGGCGGCCCCCACGATCAGGTCTGCCACTGAGAGGCTGATGATGTACAGGTTCCCCACAGTGTGCAGTTTCCGCTCGCTCCGGACAGCGTACAGGACCAGCAGGTTCAGCCCCACGGTGACCAAGGAGATGGAGCTCAGGAACACTACCAGGGGCATGAACtgggggctggccatggtggtCTCGTTCCCCTCAAACATCTTGTCTTCTAAGGTGCAAGAGGAGTTGAGGAGGGTCATCTATACAAGAGCAACCTCCAGCTATGGCTCCTTCCCTGGAAGGAAGGATACAAGGATTCTGGTCAGTGATTTGGTGATCAGCACAGTCCCTCAGTAGCATCGTGATTGTCAAACTAAGGGTGCATGCTGGAGGGATGGGGGGCACTTCTGGTTACCTACCCAACAGCCTTGTCCCATTCTGCCTTCTtccccatccacccatccatccacccatccatccacccatctatccacccatccatccacccacccacccactcatccatccatccatccatccatctacccacccacccatccacccacccatccacccatccatccacccacccatccatccacccatccatccacccacccacccatccacccatccatccacccatccatccacccatccacccacccatccatccatccatccacccatctacccatccacccatccatccacccatccatccacccacccacccacccatccatccatccatccacccatcaacccatccatccacccatccacccacccacccacgcatccatccacccacccacccacccatccacccatccacccacccatccaccatccacccatccatccacccacccacccatccatccatccatccatccatccaatgaCTATTGAATTCCTCAcagcaaacagacaaaaatctttGCCCTCacggagcttacattctagcaaGGGAATTGGGCAAAAAAATAGTTTGTATAAGGCTGATTCTACCCATGTTCTGGGGAGACAGGATGCATCATGATTTGTCCAAGCTTGAATGGGGTAACCTAGATCCTTTTTTGCCAGTGACTGGTTATTTTGGTTTCCCAAaggctaaaacaaataccatgcaataggttggcttaacagcaggaatttactggctcacggtttcagaggctagaaggcctgCTTCCTCCAGGGGTCAGTATCTTtaggctggccagcaatctttggggttccttggtttatCCATCATATGATGATGTatatggcagtgtcttctcctttcgcTTCTGAGTTCtgatgacttccagcttctgtgcTCTCCgtggcactctctctctctctctccctctcctcttgctctctctctctcaatttgattctatttacACAAGCctccagtaattcagattaaagcccaacctgattcaattaggtacaccttaactgaagtaacatcttcaagagatctatTTATAAAGGGTCCACACCCACCGCACCAGGGGCTTGGGACCTAAACATGCCTTTTGCGAACATGACAGTCCTCAACATCAGCCTATGAGTGGACATGAGCCAGACAGTAGTGGTCACTGAATTGGATGGGGAAGTCTGATGGTAGAGGCAGTGTCCTAGGGGAGTTCTTTCTCTCT
This region of Tamandua tetradactyla isolate mTamTet1 chromosome 9, mTamTet1.pri, whole genome shotgun sequence genomic DNA includes:
- the HRH1 gene encoding histamine H1 receptor, encoding MTLLNSSCTLEDKMFEGNETTMASPQFMPLVVFLSSISLVTVGLNLLVLYAVRSERKLHTVGNLYIISLSVADLIVGAAVMPLNILYLLMPKQSLGRPLCLFWLSMDYVASTASIFSVFILCIDRYRSVQQPLRYLKYRTKTRATATILGAWFLSFLWIIPILCWNRFKLEPTGSQEDRCDTDFYNVTWFKIMTAIINFYLPTLLMLWFYAKIYKAVRQHCQHRELIDGSLPSFSEIKPKLENPKMGSKKLGKESPWEVLKRKPKDAGGGQVLKSPFQDPEEMKSPVVFSQEEDEEVAKPHCLPLHIVSTQTAAEESSTGSDTINQSQPEMNEQGLSMHEAGETSEEQTGGDSQSCSRTDSDTPTEPASGKGQLRSGSSTGLDYIKFTWKRLRSHSRQYVSGLHMNRERKAAKQLGFIMAAFILCWIPYFVFFMVIAFCESCFNKHVHTVTIWLGYINSTLNPFIYPLCNENFKKTFKKILHIRS